From a region of the Mytilus galloprovincialis chromosome 3, xbMytGall1.hap1.1, whole genome shotgun sequence genome:
- the LOC143068565 gene encoding protein sprint-like isoform X1 produces the protein MINKMEHKTAIGLGSGQACRESTYQKPPLRRLEFLLMLNNIASDLDLLLNDLCHIYPYPVTAERKFTTFGKGQTYTDSSPGFGEDSAFGTLASTDSYNCEQKPRSDSVLSGHLDVFSLDHSPKALEIPSYPDNGSDPLSDSDHRPINFLERLSKTHPIWLLSEIGRSGAVHLLKDREIGTFIIRNSSQPNTYALSAQFPTRSGANVDHYLIENIRDGYRVQGSSHIFSDLTKLVAFYHENLEELPHRLVLPPTIRRAKTLQELTSLSLLGQDFWTSYRFDKGSNLSLSFQGSNNSLSTPMRCEPLHKSRSEPINITSAKHYKKQRLGQSLSTQCFKEPLSSQSEESLTGSHTNIHQKSSPVKFHLNRDGTVVSSPNIHHSALGRRKTSEGSICEKCQSNKQMDDNWSSGNSSDGVNSKTHPRVSKQKSNLYFTTSLDLLNIPDNQYFKSSLSDKMSDYEDVWRSSSCATPISSVQGKTKRHKCKRTNPYPKVAEKSTVTSPTLLNNAISVIRSENKIQTCIQNNLHTDAGVQTTHSGSISQRKLRKSVSLDIQNTQDKLGESFRSDKIVSATISATISTQTSPVKVISKPKPLKNIVDKESSASNSSKSGVKSPVYAEPFDALEANEDEHVNLVRIRRRSAPSMGLSGRKAKGVSQGPNLETIMSPGYESQENYDFEYNLSNGANPNDSEVLERIPAPMRRSHSMKERSSQNADNNMTVLDRESIKHVASELEKLHIAKGSNVNKQQSGYSQFKEDSLFDYCDDQEQVTPTLSRFPVNRPSKLNDASRHSMFSELSTVEDLISSVNPQLTVKPLQQIPTIIYSGAMSEYDNLTSHYAPVSTRSNAETEFCAPWDKTFYGSLLNCDPKSVPQMDLHSRILAWQKDTLHLDQRSPGDRSSCHSDSTLVGDSDEDVIDTHDLMLQPPSSGSSLDNLTDLEDRTKNRQSKHISSDDHKTTGKCFQTDPQGPDHKDGQQHNRKEKRKEDTPEYKIREYICRLSQDRNTTFGSTIENFIQCTLESQETNPHFVTRNVRQFMTGIKNYLVKHGEGELDDIIQKERMNLNPNEILNIDGIIEKALHVCVLQPLKHHIYRLFVEEYTRNGSLPSLSRNIKYARSKTPVEIGLRSGALVPNSLQMEKIRFHLTKMQKAYSPLKKLEHLLQATQCIYQCLNGNTDEAIQGPVAVGADDFLPMLIYVVVHCGIIAAEIEADYMWDLINPAVMNTEGGYYLTSLNSAVLVLKNFKEMQEAQNTQHESRLPSISDMQGFLKIAIPDELRDSIIWKTLPVRPNMNTRDVCSMIAHKFKITNPQDYGFYYIVRGVETKLNDSHCPQDVKTEIMLKNQDCVFAYKRLASNIAWPLSVKK, from the exons CCACCCTTACGTAGATTGGAGTTTTTACTG aTGCTGAATAATATAGCCAGTGACCTTGACCTGCTGCTGAATGACCTTTGCCATATTTATCCATATCCTGTGACAGCAGAAAGAAAGTTTACAACATTTGG TAAGGGACAGACATATACAGATAGTAGTCCTGGCTTTGGGGAAGACAGTGCATTTGGAACTCTGGCCTCCACAGATAGCTATAACTGTGAACAAAAACCCAGGAGTGATTCTGTTCTATCAGGTCATCTGGATGTGTTTAGCCTGGATCACTCACCCAAA gcaTTAGAAATTCCCTCCTATCCAGACAATGGCAGTGATCCTTTGTCAGACTCTGATCATCGTCCAATCAACTTCTTAGAGAGGCTGTCAAAAACACACCCAATATGGCTGCTCTCAGAAATTGGCAGATCTGGAGCAGTCCATTTACTGAAAGACAGGGAAATTGGG ACATTTATAATCCGGAACTCCAGCCAACCTAACACATATGCCTTGTCAGCTCAGTTTCCTACAAGAAGTGGTGCTAATGTTGATCACTACTTGATTGAGAACATTAGAGACGGATACAGGGTTCAGGGGTCAAGCCATATATTTTCTGATCTCACAAAATTGGTTGCATTTTATCATGAAAATTT aGAGGAATTACCTCATCGACTAGTGCTGCCACCTACAATAAGAAGAGCAAAAACTCTTCAGGAATTAACATCATTATCGTTATTAGGACAAG acTTTTGGACATCATATAGATTTGACAAAGGATCCAATTTATCACTGTCTTTCCAAGGATCTAATAATTCATTATCTACTCCAATGAGATGTGAACCTTTACATAAATCTAGAAGTGAACCAATTAATATCACAAGTGCTAAACATTATAAGAAACAAAGACTAGGTCAATCTTTATCAACACAGTGTTTTAAAGAACCACTTTCAAGCCAGTCTGAAGAAAGCTTGACAGGTAGTCATACAAACATTCATCAGAAATCATCACCCGTAAAGTTCCATCTAAATCGGGATGGCACAGTTGTGTCGTCTCCCAACATTCATCATTCAGCATTAGGACGGAGAAAAACATCAGAAGGCAGTATATGTGAAAAGTGTCAGTCAAATAAACAAATGGATGATAATTGGTCATCAGGAAATTCCAGTGATGGAGTAAATTCTAAAACCCATCCTCGTGTTTCTAAACAGAAATCAAACTTATATTTTACAACTTCGTTAGATTTGCTAAATATCCCAGATAATCAGTATTTTAAAAGTAGTTTATCAGATAAAATGAGTGATTATGAGGATGTTTGGCGATCGTCATCTTGTGCTACTCCTATCTCTTCTGTTCAAggtaaaacaaaaagacataagtGTAAAAGAACCAATCCTTATCCTAAAGTAGCGGAAAAATCAACAGTAACATCACCTACTCTTTTAAACAATGCAATCAGTGTTATACGATCGGAAAATAAAATTCAGACTTGTATTCAAAACAACTTGCATACAGATGCAGGAGTTCAAACAACACATTCAGGTTCGATCTCTCAACGAAAACTTAGGAAATCTGTAtcattagatatacaaaatactCAAGATAAACTTGGAGAATCATTTAGATCAGACAAAATCGTGAGTGCTACAATATCTGCTACAATATCAACTCAAACAAGCCCAGTTAAAGTAATATCTAAACCAAAACCATTGAAAAATATCGTTGATAAAGAGTCTAGTGCCTCTAATAGTTCTAAATCTGGTGTTAAAAGCCCTGTTTATGCAGAACCATTTGATGCATTAGAAGCCAATGAAGATGAGCATGTTAATCTAGTTCGCATTAGAAGACGATCAGCTCCATCTATGGGACTAAGTGGAAGAAAAGCGAAAGGTGTTTCACAGGGTCCAAATTTAGAAACTATTATGTCCCCTGGTTATGAAAGTCAGGAAAACTATGATTTTGAATATAATTTAAGTAATGGTGCTAATCCTAACGATTCTGAAGTTTTGGAGAGAATTCCTGCTCCGATGCGACGATCTCATAGTATGAAAGAGCGATCGAGTCAAAATGCTGATAATAACATGACAGTTCTTGATAGAGAAAGTATTAAACATGTGGCTAGTGAATTAGAAAAACTACACATAGCTAAAGGATCAAATGTTAATAAACAACAAAGTGGATATAGTCAATTTAAGGAGGATTCTTTGTTTGACTATTGTGATGATCAAGAGCAAGTAACTCCTACTTTGAGTAGGTTCCCCGTTAATCGACCGTCTAAATTAAACGATGCCTCTAGACATTCTATGTTCTCAGAATTATCAACAGTGGAAGATCTAATATCTAGTGTGAATCCTCAATTAACAGTGAAACCTTTACAACAAATTCCGACCATTATATACAGTGGTGCTATGTCAGAATATGATAATCTTACAAGTCACTATGCACCTGTATCAACTAGGTCTAACGCAGAAACGGAGTTCTGTGCACCCTGGGATAAAACATTTTATGGTTCTCTTTTAAATTGTGATCCTAAATCAGTACCACAAATGGACCTTCATTCACGAATCTTAGCCTGGCAAAAAGACACTCTTCACTTAGATCAGCGATCTCCTGGTGATCGTAGTAGTTGTCACTCAGATTCCACTCTGGTGGGTGATTCTGATGAAGATGTTATAGATACTCATGATTTAATGCTCCAGCCTCCATCTTCAGGAAGTAGTTTAGACAATTTAACTGATCTGGAGGATAgaacaaaaaatcggcaatcaaAACACATTTCTTCTGATGATCATAAAACCACTGGTAAATGTTTTCAGACAGATCCTCAAGGTCCAGATCACAAAGATGGACAGCAACACAACAGAAAAG agaaaagaaaagaagacacTCCAGAATACAAAATCAGAGAGTATATATGCAG attGTCTCAAGACAGAAATACAACATTTGGTAGTACTATAGAAAACTTTATACAGTGTACATTGGAAAGTCAAGAAACTAATCCTCATTTTGTCACCAGAAAT GTAAGACAGTTTATGACAGGAATAAAGAATTATCTAGTAAAGCATGGAGAAGGAGAACTAGATGACATCATACAGAAGGAAAGAATGAAT CTGAATCCCAATGAAATATTGAACATAGATGgtattattgaaaaagccttgcATGTCTGTGTATTGCAACCTCTGAAACACCATATATACAGATTGTTTGTGGAAGAATACACAAG AAATGGAAGTTTACCATCTTTATCAAGAAACATAAAATATGCCAGAAGTAAAACACCAGTAGAAATAGGTCTCAGG agtGGTGCATTAGTTCCAAACAGTTTACAAATGGAGAAAATCAGATTCCATCTTACAAAGATGCAGAAGGCCTATTCTCCACTGAAGAAACTAGAACATCTTCTACAAGCTACACAGTGTATCTATCAATGT TTAAATGGTAATACCGATGAAGCTATACAAGGACCAGTGGCTGTTGGGGCAGATG aTTTCTTACCAATGTTGATCTATGTAGTGGTGCATTGTGGGATAATTGCAGCTGAGATTGAGGCTGACTACATGTGGGATCTGATAAATCCAGCTGTTATGAACACAGAAGGAGGATATTATCTGACTTCATTAAATAGTGCTGTATTGGTTCTGAAAAACTTTAAAGAAATGCAGGAAGCCCAAAATACTCAACATGAG AGTCGTTTACCCAGTATTAGTGACATGCAAGGTTTTCTGAAGATTGCCATCCCTGATGAGCTGAGAGATTCCATTATCTGGAAAACTTTACCTGTCAGACCTAACATGAATACTCGAGATGTTT GTTCCATGATTGCTcacaaattcaaaataacaaaccCTCAGGATTATGGTTTTTATTACATAGTGAGGGGAGTAG aaaCAAAACTGAATGATAGTCATTGTCCTCAAGACGTGAAAACAGAAATCATGTTAAAAAATCAAGACTGTGTATTTGCTTACAAGAGACTTGCATCAAATATTGCATGGCCACTATCTGTGAAGAAGTAA
- the LOC143068565 gene encoding protein sprint-like isoform X2 translates to MINKMEHKTAIGLGSGQACRESTYQKMLNNIASDLDLLLNDLCHIYPYPVTAERKFTTFGKGQTYTDSSPGFGEDSAFGTLASTDSYNCEQKPRSDSVLSGHLDVFSLDHSPKALEIPSYPDNGSDPLSDSDHRPINFLERLSKTHPIWLLSEIGRSGAVHLLKDREIGTFIIRNSSQPNTYALSAQFPTRSGANVDHYLIENIRDGYRVQGSSHIFSDLTKLVAFYHENLEELPHRLVLPPTIRRAKTLQELTSLSLLGQDFWTSYRFDKGSNLSLSFQGSNNSLSTPMRCEPLHKSRSEPINITSAKHYKKQRLGQSLSTQCFKEPLSSQSEESLTGSHTNIHQKSSPVKFHLNRDGTVVSSPNIHHSALGRRKTSEGSICEKCQSNKQMDDNWSSGNSSDGVNSKTHPRVSKQKSNLYFTTSLDLLNIPDNQYFKSSLSDKMSDYEDVWRSSSCATPISSVQGKTKRHKCKRTNPYPKVAEKSTVTSPTLLNNAISVIRSENKIQTCIQNNLHTDAGVQTTHSGSISQRKLRKSVSLDIQNTQDKLGESFRSDKIVSATISATISTQTSPVKVISKPKPLKNIVDKESSASNSSKSGVKSPVYAEPFDALEANEDEHVNLVRIRRRSAPSMGLSGRKAKGVSQGPNLETIMSPGYESQENYDFEYNLSNGANPNDSEVLERIPAPMRRSHSMKERSSQNADNNMTVLDRESIKHVASELEKLHIAKGSNVNKQQSGYSQFKEDSLFDYCDDQEQVTPTLSRFPVNRPSKLNDASRHSMFSELSTVEDLISSVNPQLTVKPLQQIPTIIYSGAMSEYDNLTSHYAPVSTRSNAETEFCAPWDKTFYGSLLNCDPKSVPQMDLHSRILAWQKDTLHLDQRSPGDRSSCHSDSTLVGDSDEDVIDTHDLMLQPPSSGSSLDNLTDLEDRTKNRQSKHISSDDHKTTGKCFQTDPQGPDHKDGQQHNRKEKRKEDTPEYKIREYICRLSQDRNTTFGSTIENFIQCTLESQETNPHFVTRNVRQFMTGIKNYLVKHGEGELDDIIQKERMNLNPNEILNIDGIIEKALHVCVLQPLKHHIYRLFVEEYTRNGSLPSLSRNIKYARSKTPVEIGLRSGALVPNSLQMEKIRFHLTKMQKAYSPLKKLEHLLQATQCIYQCLNGNTDEAIQGPVAVGADDFLPMLIYVVVHCGIIAAEIEADYMWDLINPAVMNTEGGYYLTSLNSAVLVLKNFKEMQEAQNTQHESRLPSISDMQGFLKIAIPDELRDSIIWKTLPVRPNMNTRDVCSMIAHKFKITNPQDYGFYYIVRGVETKLNDSHCPQDVKTEIMLKNQDCVFAYKRLASNIAWPLSVKK, encoded by the exons aTGCTGAATAATATAGCCAGTGACCTTGACCTGCTGCTGAATGACCTTTGCCATATTTATCCATATCCTGTGACAGCAGAAAGAAAGTTTACAACATTTGG TAAGGGACAGACATATACAGATAGTAGTCCTGGCTTTGGGGAAGACAGTGCATTTGGAACTCTGGCCTCCACAGATAGCTATAACTGTGAACAAAAACCCAGGAGTGATTCTGTTCTATCAGGTCATCTGGATGTGTTTAGCCTGGATCACTCACCCAAA gcaTTAGAAATTCCCTCCTATCCAGACAATGGCAGTGATCCTTTGTCAGACTCTGATCATCGTCCAATCAACTTCTTAGAGAGGCTGTCAAAAACACACCCAATATGGCTGCTCTCAGAAATTGGCAGATCTGGAGCAGTCCATTTACTGAAAGACAGGGAAATTGGG ACATTTATAATCCGGAACTCCAGCCAACCTAACACATATGCCTTGTCAGCTCAGTTTCCTACAAGAAGTGGTGCTAATGTTGATCACTACTTGATTGAGAACATTAGAGACGGATACAGGGTTCAGGGGTCAAGCCATATATTTTCTGATCTCACAAAATTGGTTGCATTTTATCATGAAAATTT aGAGGAATTACCTCATCGACTAGTGCTGCCACCTACAATAAGAAGAGCAAAAACTCTTCAGGAATTAACATCATTATCGTTATTAGGACAAG acTTTTGGACATCATATAGATTTGACAAAGGATCCAATTTATCACTGTCTTTCCAAGGATCTAATAATTCATTATCTACTCCAATGAGATGTGAACCTTTACATAAATCTAGAAGTGAACCAATTAATATCACAAGTGCTAAACATTATAAGAAACAAAGACTAGGTCAATCTTTATCAACACAGTGTTTTAAAGAACCACTTTCAAGCCAGTCTGAAGAAAGCTTGACAGGTAGTCATACAAACATTCATCAGAAATCATCACCCGTAAAGTTCCATCTAAATCGGGATGGCACAGTTGTGTCGTCTCCCAACATTCATCATTCAGCATTAGGACGGAGAAAAACATCAGAAGGCAGTATATGTGAAAAGTGTCAGTCAAATAAACAAATGGATGATAATTGGTCATCAGGAAATTCCAGTGATGGAGTAAATTCTAAAACCCATCCTCGTGTTTCTAAACAGAAATCAAACTTATATTTTACAACTTCGTTAGATTTGCTAAATATCCCAGATAATCAGTATTTTAAAAGTAGTTTATCAGATAAAATGAGTGATTATGAGGATGTTTGGCGATCGTCATCTTGTGCTACTCCTATCTCTTCTGTTCAAggtaaaacaaaaagacataagtGTAAAAGAACCAATCCTTATCCTAAAGTAGCGGAAAAATCAACAGTAACATCACCTACTCTTTTAAACAATGCAATCAGTGTTATACGATCGGAAAATAAAATTCAGACTTGTATTCAAAACAACTTGCATACAGATGCAGGAGTTCAAACAACACATTCAGGTTCGATCTCTCAACGAAAACTTAGGAAATCTGTAtcattagatatacaaaatactCAAGATAAACTTGGAGAATCATTTAGATCAGACAAAATCGTGAGTGCTACAATATCTGCTACAATATCAACTCAAACAAGCCCAGTTAAAGTAATATCTAAACCAAAACCATTGAAAAATATCGTTGATAAAGAGTCTAGTGCCTCTAATAGTTCTAAATCTGGTGTTAAAAGCCCTGTTTATGCAGAACCATTTGATGCATTAGAAGCCAATGAAGATGAGCATGTTAATCTAGTTCGCATTAGAAGACGATCAGCTCCATCTATGGGACTAAGTGGAAGAAAAGCGAAAGGTGTTTCACAGGGTCCAAATTTAGAAACTATTATGTCCCCTGGTTATGAAAGTCAGGAAAACTATGATTTTGAATATAATTTAAGTAATGGTGCTAATCCTAACGATTCTGAAGTTTTGGAGAGAATTCCTGCTCCGATGCGACGATCTCATAGTATGAAAGAGCGATCGAGTCAAAATGCTGATAATAACATGACAGTTCTTGATAGAGAAAGTATTAAACATGTGGCTAGTGAATTAGAAAAACTACACATAGCTAAAGGATCAAATGTTAATAAACAACAAAGTGGATATAGTCAATTTAAGGAGGATTCTTTGTTTGACTATTGTGATGATCAAGAGCAAGTAACTCCTACTTTGAGTAGGTTCCCCGTTAATCGACCGTCTAAATTAAACGATGCCTCTAGACATTCTATGTTCTCAGAATTATCAACAGTGGAAGATCTAATATCTAGTGTGAATCCTCAATTAACAGTGAAACCTTTACAACAAATTCCGACCATTATATACAGTGGTGCTATGTCAGAATATGATAATCTTACAAGTCACTATGCACCTGTATCAACTAGGTCTAACGCAGAAACGGAGTTCTGTGCACCCTGGGATAAAACATTTTATGGTTCTCTTTTAAATTGTGATCCTAAATCAGTACCACAAATGGACCTTCATTCACGAATCTTAGCCTGGCAAAAAGACACTCTTCACTTAGATCAGCGATCTCCTGGTGATCGTAGTAGTTGTCACTCAGATTCCACTCTGGTGGGTGATTCTGATGAAGATGTTATAGATACTCATGATTTAATGCTCCAGCCTCCATCTTCAGGAAGTAGTTTAGACAATTTAACTGATCTGGAGGATAgaacaaaaaatcggcaatcaaAACACATTTCTTCTGATGATCATAAAACCACTGGTAAATGTTTTCAGACAGATCCTCAAGGTCCAGATCACAAAGATGGACAGCAACACAACAGAAAAG agaaaagaaaagaagacacTCCAGAATACAAAATCAGAGAGTATATATGCAG attGTCTCAAGACAGAAATACAACATTTGGTAGTACTATAGAAAACTTTATACAGTGTACATTGGAAAGTCAAGAAACTAATCCTCATTTTGTCACCAGAAAT GTAAGACAGTTTATGACAGGAATAAAGAATTATCTAGTAAAGCATGGAGAAGGAGAACTAGATGACATCATACAGAAGGAAAGAATGAAT CTGAATCCCAATGAAATATTGAACATAGATGgtattattgaaaaagccttgcATGTCTGTGTATTGCAACCTCTGAAACACCATATATACAGATTGTTTGTGGAAGAATACACAAG AAATGGAAGTTTACCATCTTTATCAAGAAACATAAAATATGCCAGAAGTAAAACACCAGTAGAAATAGGTCTCAGG agtGGTGCATTAGTTCCAAACAGTTTACAAATGGAGAAAATCAGATTCCATCTTACAAAGATGCAGAAGGCCTATTCTCCACTGAAGAAACTAGAACATCTTCTACAAGCTACACAGTGTATCTATCAATGT TTAAATGGTAATACCGATGAAGCTATACAAGGACCAGTGGCTGTTGGGGCAGATG aTTTCTTACCAATGTTGATCTATGTAGTGGTGCATTGTGGGATAATTGCAGCTGAGATTGAGGCTGACTACATGTGGGATCTGATAAATCCAGCTGTTATGAACACAGAAGGAGGATATTATCTGACTTCATTAAATAGTGCTGTATTGGTTCTGAAAAACTTTAAAGAAATGCAGGAAGCCCAAAATACTCAACATGAG AGTCGTTTACCCAGTATTAGTGACATGCAAGGTTTTCTGAAGATTGCCATCCCTGATGAGCTGAGAGATTCCATTATCTGGAAAACTTTACCTGTCAGACCTAACATGAATACTCGAGATGTTT GTTCCATGATTGCTcacaaattcaaaataacaaaccCTCAGGATTATGGTTTTTATTACATAGTGAGGGGAGTAG aaaCAAAACTGAATGATAGTCATTGTCCTCAAGACGTGAAAACAGAAATCATGTTAAAAAATCAAGACTGTGTATTTGCTTACAAGAGACTTGCATCAAATATTGCATGGCCACTATCTGTGAAGAAGTAA